Genomic window (Candidatus Eremiobacterota bacterium):
GAAGCCTGCCCGGCCGGGACCGGACGCAGGGTCGGAATCGGCTCGTTCGGCGCTACCGGACGGCGCGGCGGCGGCCCCGGCTGACCCGGACGCGGCGCGACGCCGGGGCGCGGCCCCTCGCCACCCTCCGCCGGCGGCTGCTGGGCCCGTGCGGCGGGCTGCTCGGGCGCGGCCGGGCGCGCCCGTGACGGCGTGCTGGGGACCGGCCGCAGCTGCGGAACCGGCTCCTCGGGCGGCTTCGGCGGCGGGGTCTTCGCGGCAGGCGCCTGCGGCGCGGCGGGCTTCGGCGGCTCGGCGGCCGCGGCAGCCGGCGCGCCGTTCGAGGCAGCCGGTACAGCCGGCGAGATGGGGGCCGCGGCCGGCGCGGCGGCGGCCGGTGCGGCGGGCGTCTCTGAAGGGGCGACGGGCGTGCGCGGAGGCGCCGCCTGGCCTGCGGGTGCGGCAGCCGGAGCCGGTTTGGCCGCCGCTTTGGCGCCTTTCAGCTGTGCGCGCAAAAGGTCGGCGACCTTCGGCTCGACGACGCTGAGTTGGTTCTTCGCCTCCAGCCCGAGCCGCCCGAAGAGGGCGAGCAGGTCTTTCGACGACATGCCGAGCTCTTTGGCGAGCTCGAAAATCCGTGGTTTGCCGGTTGCCATGCAGTCCTTCAAAGATTACGGTGCCCGAAGGCACCATCCGCCGTTAAGTCATTCTACGTGAGCTCCGAGATCCGGAGGTGTGCCGGCGTGCCCGCCTGCCGTCACCATTGTAGCAGAGCTTCCATACTGAACCCCGGATAACGTTTGTTCTTTGCAACCCGTTCCGCACACTCGCGCGAGCACAGGTAGACGCCGCGGCCCTCGGAGCGCCTGCCCGTGTCGGCCACCCAGCGACCGTCACGGCGGGTGAAGCGGCGCAGCGCCGGCTGCGGCAACGCGGTCCGGCAGCCTACGCACGTGCGCTGCGGGCTCATTCGTTCGTGAACATCTCCCGCTTGAACTCTTCGAGCCGGCGCAGCAGTTCGTCCTGATCGATCGCCGCCGCTTCGCCTTCCTCGCCTTCGGCCGCGACGGCTTCCTCGGCCTCCACCGCCGCCTCTTCGGTGCCGGCCTGCGCCGCGCGCGCCTCGCGCTCCGCCGCATAACGCTCGCGCGCCTCGGCGGCCTCGGAGTCGCTGGTGATGTCGAGGCGCCAACCGGTGAGCCGCGCCGCGAGCCGGACGTTCTGGCCTTCGCGCCCGATCGCCAGCGAGAGCTGGTGGTCGGGGACGATGACCAGCGCGATCCCCTCGTCCTCGTAGAGCTCGACGCCGAGGACCTTCGCCGGCGCCAGCGCGTTCGCGACGAACGCCGGCAGCTCCGACGCCCAGCGGATGACGTCGATCTTCTCGCCGCGCAGCTCGTCGGAGACGTTCGCGATGCGCGAGGACTTCGGGCCCAGGCACGCGCCGACTGCGTCGATCTCGGGCCGCTTCGAGGTGACCGCGACCTTCGTGCGCGCGCCGGGCTCGCGCGCGATCGCCATGATCTCGACGATGTCGTCCTGGATCTCGGGAACCTGGAACTCGATCAGCCGCTGCACGAGCCCTTCGGCGGCGCGCGAGAGCACGACCAGCGGACCCTTGTTCGTCTTGCGCACGTCGAGCACGTAGGCGCGAATGCGGTCGTTGATGCGGTAGTTCTCGCGCGAGACCTGCTCGCTGAACGGGAGCAGCGCTTCGGTCTTGCGGTCGTCGAGCAGCACGTACATGTTCCGCTGCTCGTAGCGCTGCACGGTGCCGAGCACGATGTCGTGCAGCTTCGCCGAGTAGGTGTTGTAGACGGTGTCGCGCTCGGCCTCGCGGATGCGCTGCACGATCACCTGCTTCGCCGTCTGCGCCGCGATGCGGCCGAAGTCGCGCGGCGTGACGACCTCGTCGTAGAAGTCGCCCGGCTCGTAGCGCGCGCCGGCCTCGCCCTTGGCGATCTCCAGCTTCGGATCGGTCACTTCGCCGTCGGCGACGACGGTGCGCCGGTGATAGACCTGATAGTCGCCCGTCTGGCGGTCGATCGTCACGATCGCGTTCGCCTCGCCGCCGAAGTTCCGCTTGTAGGCCGAGATCAGCGCAGCCTCCAGCGCTTCGAGCAAGGACTCGAAGCTGATGTTGCGTTCGTTCTCGATCTCGCGGAGCGCCGCGATCATCTCTGCGTTCATCGGTTTTTCTCTCGCTGTTTCGCGCGCTGGAGGTCGGCGCGCACGTCGTACTCCAAGTTCGCCGACTTGATGACGGCGATCGGGATGGGCAGCTCGCCGCGCTCGCGCGCGAGGATGACGTTCGTTCCGCGCACGCCGTCGAGCTTGCCGCGATGGGTCTTGGCGTTCTCGATCGCGAGCGTGGTGACGATCTTCACGTCGCGGCCGGCGAAGCGGTCGTAGTCGGACGGCTTGGTCAAGGGCCGGTTCAGCCCCGCCGACTCGACCTCGAGCGTGTAGGGATCGGGAAACGCGTCGAGCGCGGCATTGATCCGCGCGGCAATTCGCTCGCAGGTCGCGACGTCGACGCCGCCGTCGCGGTCGACGGTGACGTGCAGCGCGCTCTGGTGCCGGTGCCGGTGCGCGCTCGCGCTGACGATCTCGACGTTGCGAAACTCCGGTTGATGCGGCAACGCATGCACGACCCGCTCAAAGGC
Coding sequences:
- the nusA gene encoding transcription termination/antitermination protein NusA — protein: MNAEMIAALREIENERNISFESLLEALEAALISAYKRNFGGEANAIVTIDRQTGDYQVYHRRTVVADGEVTDPKLEIAKGEAGARYEPGDFYDEVVTPRDFGRIAAQTAKQVIVQRIREAERDTVYNTYSAKLHDIVLGTVQRYEQRNMYVLLDDRKTEALLPFSEQVSRENYRINDRIRAYVLDVRKTNKGPLVVLSRAAEGLVQRLIEFQVPEIQDDIVEIMAIAREPGARTKVAVTSKRPEIDAVGACLGPKSSRIANVSDELRGEKIDVIRWASELPAFVANALAPAKVLGVELYEDEGIALVIVPDHQLSLAIGREGQNVRLAARLTGWRLDITSDSEAAEARERYAAEREARAAQAGTEEAAVEAEEAVAAEGEEGEAAAIDQDELLRRLEEFKREMFTNE
- a CDS encoding YlxR family protein, which encodes MSPQRTCVGCRTALPQPALRRFTRRDGRWVADTGRRSEGRGVYLCSRECAERVAKNKRYPGFSMEALLQW